Below is a genomic region from Sinorhizobium meliloti.
AAAAGGAGATTGTCCAGATGACCAAGGCGCAGATCGTAGGCTGGGCCCACTCCCAGTTCGGCAAGACCGACCACGCGGACACAGAGGCGCTGATGGCCGCGGTTGCGGCGCCGGCACTTGCCCATGCCGGTCTTGCCGCCTCGGATGTCGACGGCATCTTTGTCGGAGTCATGAATGGCGGCTTCTCCAAGCAGGAGTTTCAGGGCGCACTTGTCGGCATGACCGACGAGGCGCTCGCTCATGTCCCGTCCGTGCGCCTCGAAAACGCCTGCGCGACAGGCTCGGCGGCGATCTATACCGCGATGGATTTCATCGAGGCCGGCCGCGGCCGCATCGCGCTCGTCATCGGCGCCGAAAAAATGACCGCCGTTCCGACGGCAGAGGTCGGCGACATCCTTCTGGGCGGCAGCTACAGGAAAGAGGAGGCCGACGTCGAAGGCGGTTTTGCGGGCGTCTTCGGCCGCATTGCACAGCATTACTTCCAGCGTTACGGCGATCGTTCCGAGGAACTTGCGATGATCGCGGCCAAGAACCACGCGAACGGCGTAGCCAACCCTTACGCGCATATGCGCAGGGATTTCGGTTTTGCGTTCTGCAACACCGTTTCCGAGAAGAATCCGATCGTCGCGGCTCCCTTGCGCCGCACCGACTGCTCGCTCGTATCGGACGGGGCGGCAGCCCTCGTGCTCGCCGACGCGGACACGGCTGCGACGCTGCAGCGGGCAATCGCCTTCCGGGCCCGCAGCCACGTCAACGACGTGTTTGCGCTCAGCCGCCGGGACATGCTGGAATTCGACGGGCCACGGCGGGCATGGAAAGCGGCCCTTTCCATGGCCGGCGCCACGCTGGGCGATCTCTCCTTCGTCGAGACGCATGACTGCTTCACCATAGCCGAGATGATCGAATACGAGGCGATGGGCCTGACCGCACCCGGCGAAGGCTACCGTGCGATCCGCGACGGCACCACCACCAGAAGCGGAAGCTTGCCGGTCAATCCCTCCGGCGGCTTGAAATCGAAGGGTCATCCGATCGGTGCGACGGGGGTCTCGATGCATGTCATCTCCGCCATGCAGCTTATGGAGGAGGCGGGCGAAATGCAGATCCCCGGCGCCGGTCTCGCCGGTATCTTCAACATGGGCGGCGCTGCCGTCGCAAACTATGTCTCCATCCTGGAACGGGCGAAATGACGAACAACGAACCCAAGGGCGGCGTCACCCCTGTTTCGACGCGGGTCATGAACCTTGCCAATTTCCTTTCGCAGGCAGCGAGACGCAATCCGGACGAAATCGCCCTCGTTCACGGCGACCGCCGGTGGCGCTGGAGCGAGATGGAGGCGCGGGTCGACGCCATGGCATATGCGCTCGTTCATGAGTTCGGCGTGCGTAAGGGAGATCGGATTCTCGTCCACTCCGCCAATTGCAACCAGATGTTCGAGTCCATGTTCGCGGCTTTCAGAGCAGGTGCGGTCTGGGTTCCCACGAATTTCCGGCAATTGCCGGAGGAGGTAGCCTATCTTGCCGAATCGAGCGGTGCCAGGCTGGTGATATTCCAGGCCGCCTTCGAGGCTCATGCCGAAGCATGTCGGGCGGCGGGCGAGCAGATCGGATCATGCATCCCGATCGGCTCGTCACGGGTCGGCGAAGACTATGACGCGATCGTTGCGCGCAATCTTGGAAGGTCGGTTTCGCCTGTTGCCGTCGATCGCGATGATCCATGCTGGTATTTCTATACGTCCGGTACCACCGGCCGACCCAAGGCTGCCGTGCTGACGCACGGGCAAATGGCCTTCGTCATCAACAACCATATCGGCGATCTCTTTCCGGCTACGACCCATCGCGACCGGTCGATCGTCGTTGCGCCGCTGTCGCACGGCGCCGGGATCCATCAGCTGTGCCAGGTCGCAAGGGGCGCAACCACCATCCTCTTGCCATCCGAGAAGCTCGACATACCGCAGTTCTGGGCCCTAGTCGAAAAATGGAGGGTCAACAACCTCTTCGCCGTACCGACTATCGTAAAGCTGCTCATCGAGGACCCGTCGGTCGATCGATACGACCACTCGTCGCTGCGCTATGTCATCTATGCCGGCGCACCGATGTACCGTGCCGACCAGAAAAAGGCGCTGGAAAAGCTCGGCGCCGTGCTGGTGCAGTATTTCGGTCTCGGCGAAGTGACGGGAGCGATCACCGTCCTGCCGCCCGCCTTCCACAGCTCGGAGGACGGCCCGGATGCGCGTATCGGCACATGCGGCTTCGAACGGACGGGCATGCAGCTGCAGATCCAGGACGAAGACGGCAACGAAGTCCCGGCGGGCGCAACCGGCGAGATCTGCGTGATCGGCCCGGCGGTGTTTGCCGGCTATTACCGGAACCCGGAGGCCAACGCGAAAGCGTTCCGCAACGGCTGGTTTCGTACAGGCGACCTTGGCCATGTCGATGCGCAGGGCTTCCTCTACATCACCGGCCGCGCCTCCGATATGTACATCTCCGGCGGGTCCAACGTCTATCCGCGCGAGATCGAGGAAAAGCTCTTGATGCATCCGGATATCAGCGAGGCGGCGATCGTCGGCGTTCCCGATCCGGTCTGGGGAGAGGTCGGCATCGCGGTTTGCGTCGCACGTGGCGGTGCGACGGTCGGCGCGGCGGCTCTGAGGGAATGGCTGGACGGGAAGATTGCCCGCTACAAGCTTCCGAAGAAGATCGTGTTCTGGTCCGAAATGCCAAAATCGGCCTATGGCAAGATCACCAAGAAGTTGATCCGCGAGGAACTCGAACGGCGTGGCGAACTGGATATCGGTTCCGCTGGCATCGGAGAGCGCAGGAGTGCTGCCCCGTGAGCGATGGAATGAAATCCGTGCTCATCACGGGAGGCGCCTCCGGTATCGGCCTCGAAATAGCGAGGCTTCTGCACGAGCGCGGCTGGAGGGTCTACCTGATGGATCGCAATGCCGATGCGCTGGCGGACGCATGCCGCGCGATCCCGATCGATCCCGCCCAGGCAATCGCCTGCAGCGTGACGGATGAAAAGGAGGTCGAATCGGCCATCGCGACGGCCGCGGCGGCGGGCGCACCGCTGCGGGCGGTCATCAATTCGGCCGGCATCGCAATGGACAGGCCTGCCGTCGAGACCAGCGTCGACGATTTCCGCCGCATTCTGGACGTCAATCTGACCGGCACGTTCATCGTCTGCCGCGAGGCGGCGCGTCATTGGCTGGCGACGGCCACCCCCGGTGCAATCGTCAACATCTCCTCCGTATCCGGCCTTGTCGGCAACAAGGGACGCGCCGCCTATGGCGCCTCCAAAGGCGCGGTCAACCTGCTCACTTACATTCTCGCGACCGAGCTCGGACAGGATGGAATTCGCGTCAACGCCATCGCTCCCGGTGCAATCGACACGCCTTTGTCGCGCGCCGTCCATACGGATGACGTGCGTGCGCAATGGCACGAGCGCATCCCCCAGCGCCGCTACGGTTCATCGCGGGAAATCGCGGCCAGTGCGGCGTTCCTGATCTCGGAGGAGGCGAGCTATATCAACGGCCAGATCCTGGCGGTCGATGGAGGGTTCGTCAACGCCGGTCTGGCTTTGAAAGGACGATGATGCGGAGTCTCCGCCAACCTGGTGCACCGTTCACGCCGAGGGTAATCTCTCTCGGGTGCCACGCCGAGAAGGCGCGATTGACCTTCAAACCGGGCCGGAGCGTGCTCGAAGCCGTCCATGAGGCGCTCGCGGAAACAGGCTGCGACAGCGCGATGATAGAGGTCAGGGGCGGTGCGTTTGCGCCGCTTGCCTATGTCACACCGACTCTCTCGGATGACGGCATTCATGCCGCCTGGTACAGCGACATACATGCGCCTGATGGCCGCGCACCCATCGAAGATCTGGTCATGACGTTCGGCCGGCGCGACGGGGAGCCGTTCCTGCACGGCCATGGTGTCTGGCGGCACGAGGACGGGTTGCGCGCAGCCGGGCACGTAATGCCGAAGGACTCGCAATTCGCCGAACTGGTGGAGGCGGAAGCCTGGCTCATGTCGGGCGCCATCATGGACCAACTGGAGGACAGCGAGACCCGGTTCCGTCTGTTCACGCCTGTGCCTCATACCGCCGCACCGCCCATCACGACGCGGCGCGCCGTTCTCTGCCGGTTGAAACCGAACGAACCGATCCATCCGGCGATCGAGCGCACCGCAGCCGAGCACGGCATCGAGCGGGCGACTTTGCACGGCATCGGCAGTCTCGTCGGCTGCACTTTCGCCGACGGCCAGGTCATGGAATCGGCCGCTTCGGAATTGCTTATTCGCAAGGGGACGCTTTCACCCGATCGAAGCGGACAGGCTAAAGCGAAACTCGATATCGCGATCGTCGATACGGAATGCACCATATTCGAGGGTGAGATAGCCTACGGCGTTGATGCCGTTTGCATAACGTTCGAGGTGCTGATCGTCGAAGAGTGACGGTCGATGGCAAGCCTCACTCCTTCTTCGCTGAGTTTCGCCGCTCGAGCAATTGCTGGAAAATATCGGCTTGCCGGTCTGCCGCCGAGCGTATGGCGGCAAGGTGGTCGAGCATCGCGCCGAAGGCGACGAGGAGAAGGCCGCCGGCAACCGCCGGAAAGGCCCAGGGGAGGACAGCGACAAGGCTTTTCACGTCGGGAGAGGGGACCAGTGTCATCGCCAGCAAAACCAGCGTTCCGATGACGATCGCACCGCCCAAGAACTCCAGAAATCTTCCCATCCTTCCTCCCCGTAGTGTTTCGACGTGCTGCGGTTACATCCCGTCCCGCTTCCGCAACCCGTCTCCTGATGCCTGCTGCTTTCTCATGTCGGAGCCGATATGGCCTTCAGAAAAAACCCGGCGATTGCCGGGTCCTTGATCGAAACTCCTGCGGCGATCAGAATTTCACGCCGACGCCGACGGTAAACTGGTGTTGGTCGAGGTCGACGTTGACGCCGCCCACATCCTTGTCTCCGAAATCGTTGTAACGATATTCTGCGCGTCCGAAGACGCTGTCGGTGAAGCCGTAGTCGACGCCTCCGCCGATAGTCCAGCCGTTGAAGGTTTCCTTTTCCTTGGGCGCGCCGGCGACATCGACGAAGCCGCGCGTTACTGCCCAACCGCCGGTGGCGTAAATCAGCGTCCGGTCGTTTACGGTGTAGCCGAGGCGGGCGCGCACGGATCCGGAAACATCCGTCCCGGCTTCGGTGTCGGATCCGAAGACGGTGACGGTCTCATCGTTCCAGTTGTAGCTGACATCGCCCTCGACGCCGACGACCCAGTCGCCATGCTGATAGTTGTAGCCGGCGAAGGCGCCGAAGAGGCCGCCGCTGAATTTTTCGGAGGCGCTGCCGCCCGGAACGCTGAGGTCGCTGTTCAACCAGCCGCCTCCGCCCTGCAAGCCGAGATAACCGCCCGTCCATACGAAGCTGGATATCGTCTCGACCGTCGGCGCCGGCTCCGGTGCCTGTGCCAAATCGGCTGCATGGGCCGCTCCCCCGAGCAGCGAAGCCCCGAAGACTGCAACAAGCACATTTCTGATCATCACAGATGCCTCCTGTTGTTGCGGCAGAGATTAGCAACATATCGGGTGCGAGTCTGCGAAAAACAACGCCTTCGAGCCGCCCGTTCCGAGGGAAAGAAAGAGGGCCGGCGGTTGTTCCGGCCGGCCCTTCCGAAAGTAGCGGAAAAGGGGAACATCATCTCCGAGCGGGCCTGCAAATGCCCGCAAAAGAGATCGATTGCCGGTCGATAATGCCCTAACGCGCGTTTGAGATTTGACATATCACGCATAAAATTTGACGTTATGCGCATGATTGCGAACCGTTCTCCACAATCGTCGATTGAAGTCGTGGTGGTCGTCCTGCCCGAATCATCGATCATGTCCTTTGCCTCGGTCCTCGATCCGATGCGCGCGGCAAATCGAGTGGCCGGGCACGAGGTCTTCCGCTGGCGGCTGCTGTCTGCCGACGGCCAGGCGGTGATGCTGACCTGCGGTGTGCCGATTGCCGTGGACGGAAGTTTCACCCTGCCTGTCGTGGGAGATCTTCTCCTCATCATCGGCGGGTTCAATCTTCACAGGCA
It encodes:
- a CDS encoding acetyl-CoA acetyltransferase translates to MTKAQIVGWAHSQFGKTDHADTEALMAAVAAPALAHAGLAASDVDGIFVGVMNGGFSKQEFQGALVGMTDEALAHVPSVRLENACATGSAAIYTAMDFIEAGRGRIALVIGAEKMTAVPTAEVGDILLGGSYRKEEADVEGGFAGVFGRIAQHYFQRYGDRSEELAMIAAKNHANGVANPYAHMRRDFGFAFCNTVSEKNPIVAAPLRRTDCSLVSDGAAALVLADADTAATLQRAIAFRARSHVNDVFALSRRDMLEFDGPRRAWKAALSMAGATLGDLSFVETHDCFTIAEMIEYEAMGLTAPGEGYRAIRDGTTTRSGSLPVNPSGGLKSKGHPIGATGVSMHVISAMQLMEEAGEMQIPGAGLAGIFNMGGAAVANYVSILERAK
- a CDS encoding acyl-CoA synthetase; protein product: MTNNEPKGGVTPVSTRVMNLANFLSQAARRNPDEIALVHGDRRWRWSEMEARVDAMAYALVHEFGVRKGDRILVHSANCNQMFESMFAAFRAGAVWVPTNFRQLPEEVAYLAESSGARLVIFQAAFEAHAEACRAAGEQIGSCIPIGSSRVGEDYDAIVARNLGRSVSPVAVDRDDPCWYFYTSGTTGRPKAAVLTHGQMAFVINNHIGDLFPATTHRDRSIVVAPLSHGAGIHQLCQVARGATTILLPSEKLDIPQFWALVEKWRVNNLFAVPTIVKLLIEDPSVDRYDHSSLRYVIYAGAPMYRADQKKALEKLGAVLVQYFGLGEVTGAITVLPPAFHSSEDGPDARIGTCGFERTGMQLQIQDEDGNEVPAGATGEICVIGPAVFAGYYRNPEANAKAFRNGWFRTGDLGHVDAQGFLYITGRASDMYISGGSNVYPREIEEKLLMHPDISEAAIVGVPDPVWGEVGIAVCVARGGATVGAAALREWLDGKIARYKLPKKIVFWSEMPKSAYGKITKKLIREELERRGELDIGSAGIGERRSAAP
- a CDS encoding SDR family NAD(P)-dependent oxidoreductase, translated to MKSVLITGGASGIGLEIARLLHERGWRVYLMDRNADALADACRAIPIDPAQAIACSVTDEKEVESAIATAAAAGAPLRAVINSAGIAMDRPAVETSVDDFRRILDVNLTGTFIVCREAARHWLATATPGAIVNISSVSGLVGNKGRAAYGASKGAVNLLTYILATELGQDGIRVNAIAPGAIDTPLSRAVHTDDVRAQWHERIPQRRYGSSREIAASAAFLISEEASYINGQILAVDGGFVNAGLALKGR
- a CDS encoding PCC domain-containing protein, which produces MMRSLRQPGAPFTPRVISLGCHAEKARLTFKPGRSVLEAVHEALAETGCDSAMIEVRGGAFAPLAYVTPTLSDDGIHAAWYSDIHAPDGRAPIEDLVMTFGRRDGEPFLHGHGVWRHEDGLRAAGHVMPKDSQFAELVEAEAWLMSGAIMDQLEDSETRFRLFTPVPHTAAPPITTRRAVLCRLKPNEPIHPAIERTAAEHGIERATLHGIGSLVGCTFADGQVMESAASELLIRKGTLSPDRSGQAKAKLDIAIVDTECTIFEGEIAYGVDAVCITFEVLIVEE
- a CDS encoding outer membrane protein; protein product: MIRNVLVAVFGASLLGGAAHAADLAQAPEPAPTVETISSFVWTGGYLGLQGGGGWLNSDLSVPGGSASEKFSGGLFGAFAGYNYQHGDWVVGVEGDVSYNWNDETVTVFGSDTEAGTDVSGSVRARLGYTVNDRTLIYATGGWAVTRGFVDVAGAPKEKETFNGWTIGGGVDYGFTDSVFGRAEYRYNDFGDKDVGGVNVDLDQHQFTVGVGVKF